The DNA region GGATTCTATTAATAACTAACCTTTAGTCATAATGATTAACTCTTTAATCACTTTGGCATGGCCGTGCACTTTCAAATCCAACTATCTCGAGGGGTCCAGAGATATCTCTCCCGTTATCTAGGAGGGGCAAATTCCATCTTGATCCGCTCACATCCCATTCCATGTTTCATGACACACCTGTAAGCTACTTTTGTAACTACCCAGTTACGGAGTAGCGTTTAGCAGTCCCAAGATGCACCACTACACACAGTGAGAAATAATGGCGATCTCAGGTCTAAGGATCCAGTAGGTATAACACTCAAGAACAACTGATGGCACATACAAAATAACAATCCCAACATTGTCTTGGAGTGGATCAATCCAACACCATGTTCACCAACATGTGTCCACATCATTAATCCGATATCTCCATATCCATGATCCGTGAAACATGATCATCAATTAATGCATGTGCTAGTCTCAACGTCGTTGTTGTCCCACATAACGACATAAACTAGGGATAATTTAGAATCATATCATTGTCAACAAAGAGTTTCACGAACAAGTCACGTACTTGATAATCAATGTAAAATAATCATCCATGGAACAAATAATAATTATTCATCATTACATAAACATACTCATGATACAAAATCTCCCATGCACACTAGAATTACTGATATAAGTATCTAATACCCATAGATCTCATGTGTGCCTCATGCTTTGGTTGTGGGAGAGGCTTCATCAATGGATCAGCAACGTTTGAATCCGTGTGCACCTTGCAAACCTTCACATCACCTCTCTCAACAAAGTTAGGGATGAGGTGATACTTCTGCAGTATATGTCTAGATTTCTTGGTTGTTCTAGGCTCCTTTGCTAGTGCAATGGCACCACTATTATCACAATAGAGGTCCACTGGACTGGACGCATTAGGAACAACACCCAAGTCAGAAACAAACTTTCTGATCCAAACAGCTTCTTTTGCAGCTTCGTAAGCTGCAATATACTCGGCCTCTGTCGTCGAATCAGCCACCGTATCTTGCTTGGAACTCTTCCAGCTCACTGCCCCCCCATTGAGGCAGAAAACAAAACCGGATTGCGATTTGGAGTCATCTTTGTCTGTTTGAAAACTAGCATCGGTGTAACCCTTTACAAGGAGCTCATCTTCGCCTCCAAATATTAGGAACATATCCTTAGTTCTTCTCAAGTACTTAAGGATACTCTTTACAATTGTCCAGTGAGCTTCACCGAAATCTGACTGAGACCTGCTCGTAACACTTAGAGCAAAGGAAACATCTGGGCGCGTGCAAAGCATAGCATACATGATCGACCCTATGACTGAAGCATAAGGAATCGTACTCATCCTCTTTTGCTCATCAGGTGTCGTAGCACATTGACTCTTGCTTAGAGTAATGCCATGTGACATTGGCAAGAAACCTTTCTTGGAATCCTGCATATTGAACCGATTCAATATCTTGTCAATGTACGTGTCTTGGCTTAATCCAATTAGCCTTTTTGATCTATCTCTATAGATCCTAATACCCAGAATGTAAGCCGCCTCTCCTAAATCCTTCATCGAAAAACTCTTTTTCAATGAGGTTTTAACGGCTTCAAGCATTGGAATATCATTTCCGATCAGTAACATGTCATCAACATATAGGACCAGAAACACAAGTGCGCTCCCACTAGCCTTTTTGTAAACACAAGGCTCATCTTCATTCTTGATGAAGCCAAACCCTTTGACTACTTCATCAAAACGAATATCCAACTCCGAGATGCTTGCTTCAATCCATAGATGGACCTCTGAAGCTTACATATTTTCCCAGCATTTTTAGGATCGACAAAACCTTCAGGCTATGTCATATACACATCCTCACTTAGATGTCCATTAAGGAAAGcggttttgacatccatttgccatatctcaTAGTCATAATATGCGCCAATTGCTAGGAGAATCCGAACAGACTTTAGCATTGTGACGGGCGAAAAGGTTTCCTCATAGTCAACACCTTGAATTTGTCGGAAACCTTTCGCCACCAATCGTGCCTTATAGATGTGAACATTTCCACCCATGTCTAATTTTTTCTTAAAAATCCACTTACAGTCGACAGGTCTTACACTGTCAATTTGATCGACCAAGTTCCAAACTTGATTATCATGCATGGATTTTAACTCGGATTCCATGGCTCCAAGCCATTTGTCGGAGTCGGATCCTATCATTGCTTCTTTGTAGGTCAAGGGCTCATCATTTTCCATCAATAATACGTGGCGCTCCTCTGTAATAAGGATGTTGAGCTTGTCAGTAGCGCGACGTGCCCTTATAGACCTTCGTGGGACTGGTGCCTCAACTACGGGTTGTGCAACATCTTGCACATCCCGTGGATCTTCAGTGGGTGCTGAAACAATTTCGGGTGTTTCCTGAATTTCTTCAAGTTGCACCTTGCTCCCACTAAATCCTTTTGAGAGAAATTCCTTTTCTAAGAAAACACCATTGCGAGCGACAAACACTTTGCCTTCCGCcttattataaaaataatatccTTTGATTTCCCTAGGATACCCCACAAAGAAGCATTTGTTTGACTTTGGAGTGAGCTTATCTGAGATCAAACGTTTGACATAAGCCTCACATCCCCAAACTTTGAGAAAAGATAATCCGGGACGCTTCCCAGTCCATATCTCATATGGTGTCTTCTCAATAGACTTACTTGGAACTCTATTCAGTGTGAacgcagcagtttcaagagcatAACCCTAAAATGATAATGGAAGATCAGCTTGGCTCATCATGGACCTAACCATGTCCAACAAGGTTCGGTTCCTCCGTTCGGATACCCCATTCCATTAAGGCGTTCCGGGCGGAGTTAGCTGCGGAATAATTCCACATTGCTTCAAATGATCACCACATTCAAGGCTCAAATATTCTCCTCCACGATCAGATCGCAGAAATTTAATTGTCTTGCCTAATTGATTTTGTACTTCATTCTGAAATTCTTTGAACTTTTCGAACGATTCAGACTTGTGCCTCGTTAAGTAGATATAGCCATATCTACTAAAATCATCAGTGAAAGTAATAAAGTACTGAAAACCACCTCTGACTATTGAGCTCATTGGTCCACATACATCGGTATGTACAAGTCCTAACAAGTCGCTCGCCCTCTCACTATGACCAGTGAAAGGCGCTTTGGTCATCTTTCCAAGCAAACAAGACTCACATGTGTCAAATGATTCAAAATCAAATGAGCTTAACAATCCATCTTTATGGAGTTGTTCAATGCGCTTCTCATTTATATGACCTAAGCGACAATGCCAAATAAAAGTGGGATTCAAATCATTTGGTCTAAGCCTCTTAGTATTAATGTTACAGACAGATTTATCCTCAAGATCAAGAACATATAATCCATTCACCAATGGACAATGAGCATAAAAAATACCATTGCAAAAAATAGAACAACGTTTGTTCTCTATTATAATCTTAAAATCATCAACTTCTTCCAAACATGAAGAAGAAATAATATTCTTGTTCAAAGCAGGAATGCAATAACAATTATTTAATTCCAAAACTAATCCGGAGGGTAGAGACAAGTGGTAGGTGCCGACCGCCAACACCGCAACCTTTGCGCCATTGCCGACACGAACGTCCAACTCGCCTCTTGCAAATCTTCTAGTCTCACTTAGACCCTGCAACGATTTGCAAGTGTGAATCATCGATCCAGTATCAAATACCCATGATTCACTGGAAGATAATGCAATATTAATTTCTGTAATATTTATACTTGAAGTGCAAGTCTcacttctcttcttcttcttcttttcttccaaGTACTTCTTGCAGTTCCTAGATCAATATCCCTTTTCATGACAGTGGAAGCATTCATCCTCAGAAGTAGGGCCAGATTTGGCCTTAGGTGCTGGCTTTAGCTTAGAGCCCGAGAACTCACCATTGGAACTCTTTTCCTTGCCTTTACCTTTGGGATTAGGAGGCGTCCAACGCTTCCTCTTTTTGTTCCCCTTCTGAATCATCATCACATGATTGGGATTCTTCTTAATATTCTCCTCTGCTGTCTTTAGCATCCCATGCAACTCACTCAATGTTTTATCCAAGCCATTCATCTGAAAGTTCATGATAAAAGGCTCATAGCTCGCCGGGAGCGACTGGAGGATAACATCAGTAGCCAAGTCTTGGTGAAGTTCAGAACCAAATTTGTCCAAAGTCTCAATGTAACCAATCATTTTGATCACATGAGGCTGATCGGGCTACCTTCTGGCAGCTTGCATGCAAACAAGGACTTTGAGATATTGAACCTCTCAGTCCTGGCTTGGTTCTGAAACATCCCACGCAGCCCCTCGATCATGGTGTGAGCATCCGCATGCTCATACTGCTTCTGCAGATCAGGGGACATGGTGGCGAGCATCAGACAGCTGACATCAAGTGAGTCATTGCAGTGCTTCTCATAAGCTCTACGATCAGCAGCAGTTGCATTGTCAGGGAGATCATCAGGATATGACTGCTCAAGAACATACTCCCTTTTCTCTTGCCTGAGAACAATTCTCAGGTTGCGGTACCAATCAATAAAGTTTGTTCCATTCAACTTTTCTTTCTCAAGAACAGAACGCAAATTGAAAGCGGAATTGTTACTGGCAGACATGATCTACAACATTAAAGTAAAGCAAGATTTCAGCACTAAGTTTATGTAAAGACTTTCATTAACTGATTTAATAAAAGACAACCTACTATATCAAAGTTATCTTCCCTCTAATGACATATAGTGGTTCAAGATCCATAATCACTAAAATCCTAGTGAGCTTTAGCATCACGGCTAGAAAAATAGTGATACAGGTAAGCAACAAATTACTAATCACATCTCTATGCGACTCTTGTTTGTTGGGTGGCATCCAATGCCCCGGCCCCAACCCTATGCCTTAAAGCCCAAAACTGTTTTGATAGCTTTATTAAGTAAACCAATACTATGCTTGTGAATGTCCGACATCCACCCTATACAAAAGTGATAGCTGAGGGTACTCTACTTTGGTAAACCTACCACACAACGATCAAAATTTATAGGTGCAGCTATTGGTAAAAGGTATAAAAAACTCAACCTTTTCTGAGGGAAGTTATTCTATCATGATTAAAACATCCACCATATGTAAAAGCATGAAAGAATAGTATGACAGAAAAATAGTATGGCCTCTTGCATCACAATGGGCTCCATCGCCATGGCTCCAAGGTGACCTCCGTTGCCATCCGTCCTGTCTTGTAGTGATCATCATCGCCATCATGATTGAAGCCTCCATGAAAAGATACTAAGCTACTACATCTAATAGCTAGTGAAATAATTACATGAGGATTCAAACATCACAAGTCGACACGCAGGTCGTTATACAATAATGGTGCAACCTCAACCCGGTTGTGTTAACTTGCGACACACAGGCCGCACAAATCATCACATGACATTGAGGCCATACCATTCACATCACACCCCGCAAAAATAAGTTAGGCGTACGACGTGTTCTACCAAAATAGCGCTTAGGAAGCCGCTATAGCGAGAAAGCAACGGCGGTACCAAAATAGCGCTTAGGAAGCCGCTATAGCGAGAAAGCAACGGCGGTCAGATCTATGGAATCCTAATAAAATCTCATCAGAGTGATAGCATCACCTCAAATCCGAGCCATTCATAATGCCTCAATTTTCACTAGGTCAACCACATTGACCGTGCAAACTTTGCACTTGAGAAGACTGCATCTACACATGACCTCGATCCGTTGGTTCAATCTGCTGACTATGCACACAGTTAGTCCCTGATGGTGATTCCAGCCGGTAGGGACATGCTGTATGCATAACAGAGAAAGAACACAAACTAATCTTTTATCACATACCGTGCAATCAACTCGCTCCAGTTTTAACCCCTTATGACCAATTGATCTAATCAAACCGTGCAAAAGTAATAGATCCAATCTACTACAACAACATATCACCTATATGCTAATGATCCAGACAAAAAACTATGCAagatggctctgataccactgtAGGGAAACGGGTAGGCTACGCTAGCATTACTACCGCATATATTCAAGATACTTGCGAGTAGAAGATCATAGATCGTTACCACTAGACGCGCAGCGCAGCGGAAGAAGTCGCGCGTCGATgtagatgaagtagtcgatcacGTCCCACGAACCGAGCTCCTCGTCCTTGATCCCAGCAGCCGATCAGCGCAGCAGTCGCAGCAGCGCCTCCACGGAGTCCACACGTACGCGGATGAAACGCCATGCGTCGGTGTGCTAGCACCGCACAcacggcaagggcggcggccgagagagggaggggcgaCGGCTAGGGAGGCGGCGCGGCTCACAGGTTGTCACGCCCCCTTTAGCCCCTCCCTCGTATATATAGGGCGTACTAATGGGCTTCTATCTTATAGGCCCATTAGTAACCCTAATCCCTCTTGGATCAATATCCTAGAGCCTTTAAACCGTATTGTGATGATGGGCTCTTGGGCATATCACCAACATGAATTGCACAGAGTAGAGCAATACCTGCTCCAGTTCACATAGACGTACAAGCTGAGCAACTGAACCTCTGCTTTTGACTGAATGAACCACTCAATATCACTACAGGTTTAAGTGAATGGTCGATGGTGATTCCATGTAGTAACATCAAACGCTACTATTCAGATGCACCTGTGGTCCTTAGGAAATATAGAACTGAGAAGAAAAGTAGGTAAAAGATGGATGCAGAAGACGCTGTTGTTTTCAGTAGAAGCAAACAAGATCAAGTTTTCCCTTTTGGCATTTCCTTGTTGATACAAGGGTCATCAATTATTGGGTAGCAATATGCATCATCGCTGATGATGTCGATTCGGTGTAATCGTTTTTTCGTCTTCTTCAGGGACACGACTACATTCCACATTGACATCCTTTTCTGGGTTCCTGCAGCAGGTAGTGTAAAGCCATGCAATTTTTTTTTGTGTCGTTCAATATCTGAAGCTTGAACTAACATCTTGAGCTCTCACTCAAGAAGTCAAGCTACTGGTTCAATTGCTAAGATATATAACCTCTGTCGCCTAGGAGACCCAAAACCTATTATAGTTGTCACACTTCTCAGCTCTTGCGTCATCCCTTTTGCGTTGTATAACAACCAGTGAACATCATGTTCCATATCAGGTCGGATTTCATTTCTTTCTCAACTTCCTTCTTACAACTTTGGGGGTTGTCCGGGCCCAAAAATCAGCCATGTCATGCGAGTGTAAGATCATCATATTAGATTCCCTTGGTATTACATTGACATCCATTCCAAATTTATCATTTCATCACTCTCCAGCTGATGAAGAACTTCTTTTAAGTCTTGAAGAAATCAAGAAAATAGCAGTGGTGCTAATATTGCCATCAGAAACCGTGTGGTCGTGCTCCTGCAAGCAACATGTTGAGGTCCATGGCAGCCAAATAATTCCTGCTAGCAATTGGATGTTGTACTCTGAATGCCTGAACCGGCCCAGCCGTCATATTATTAGTCCAGCATTGTGTGTATGATATATATCATTTCAAGGTTCTGCAACTGGTTTACCACCGGTGAGTTCAGTCTTCAAAGGATACTTAGCACTAGTGCTAATATTGCCTAGTGTCAATCCCTAGTGTCGTCAGAAGATTGTTGGGAGTTTGCTGGAACGTTTCAGGGACTGCAATCTGCCCTCATTTCCGTAGTATTGCAGAACTTCCTCATAAGATACAACTTATATCCAAGCTACTGAAAATTTCCTTCTGCATTTTGCTCAGGCAAATACTGCTCGTTTGTAGATTGTTACTGACTTCCACGATTCTTGAAtggttggaaaaagaaaaactgCCATGCGTTTTGCAGTTGTGCTCTTCTGAATCCGAGTATGCAATCTGCTGCCCTTTTCTTCTTTGCTCTTACTGATCAAATTTCTCCTTTCCCTTACATATACAGGAAGTTGAAGTCCTTATATACTGTTGTGATTGTAATGAGAACGGTATCATGCAGCGTTTCTATGATCAGCGAGTCAGCTGACATCAACACCAACCGTCCGGGCAGCATGTGACAACAAACTTTTCCCTAGTGAAATTGCAGACGCGGTACACAATTTTATTCAACACCCCTCCtcagaaaaaaaaagttttATTTCAAAGAGACAACACTACAATCCACAGCAGAATGAAGCAACACAAGCGTACTTATTGCTTAAGCATCCATAATTATTAACCATAAACCTTAGATGATGGTAGTAGACCACTACTGGCGCGCGCTTAATCACGAAGAAGCCGCCTTATTTCAATTTCGCCGTCGCAGTATGATCGATCGGCCGTTCATTCGAACCTAGGCGTACTTGCTCTGGACATGGTACTTGCACATCTTCTTCTGGGCGCAGTTGATCAGAATTTCTGCAGAGTCAATGCCTGACAACACACGACGAAAATTGACAGTGTAAGTGCAAGCAAAGCTTATCGCAGGAAGGCCTGGCAAGCCAACGAATAGGCAAATGGAGACCTTGTGCGCACATGTACCTGCAAGATAAGCGCCATGGACATAGCCATTGAAGTGCTCGCTTGTGTGCTCGCCAGTGAAGTAAACCCTCCCAATCGGCGCCTATAGTGcagggaaagaaaaaaaaaacaataacCCAGGTTCATGCATGTGGTTATTACATGATTCACACCAAGCAAAATCACAGTAGCTATAAGATTATAAAATCACaaaaggatctgtagtacgtACCCTGAGCTGGTCATATTCGTAGCGGTTCACGCCAATTGGCCAGTTGGAGAAGGTGCCCCTGTAGAACCTGTCGGACCACCATCTCGGGACAAGGATGTCGGTCGCGTCCGGGACGTCCTTGCCAGGGAACATCCTCCTCAGCACCCCCATGATCTCTGCCTTGGTCTGGTTGTCCGACTGCTGCTCAATGCGCCTGGACTCCTCGTCGGTCACGGTGACAAGGAGGACGTTGGCATCAGGGTactgcttctcaaactcctggTGATGAGTTGTTGTTGAAAACATAAGGACGCCGCAAGATGTTCAGTTGCATGGCGTTCATCATAATTTCACTTATCGCTGCTAATTAAACGACGGGCTACTACCTGCCAGACTCCGTAGTAACCTCTCCTGCTGCTCGCGTAGAGGAAGAACTCCCTCCCTTCCCCTTCAGGCCAGAACTTTTTGGGGAACTTGACGAATATCTTGGTGTACACGGCCATGTCGAATTGGTAGATCGCCACGACCTTCCATGACTGATTCGATCAGTGCATGGAAAATATGAGACGTTTGTGATGACGAAAATTAAGTTGGACAGGCTAATAAGAGAATGTCTAGTTCCGATCCTAGTAGTTCGTTGATCAATCTATGTATGAAGGCGAAGGGGACTGACAGGCAGCTGGGGCTTGAACTGAATGAGATCACTTTGCAGGACTCCCAAGCTTGCAGAAACCATGACATAGTCTGCTAGGTAAACGGCGTTGTCCTCCGTCTTCACGGTGACTCCACTCGGGGAGTAGGAGATCTCACGAACCACCTGCACATGTATAGTATACAGATCCAAGCTCACGACGATATGCTTACACATGATTGAGATCTCGAGTAACTAATAATGTCATTTAACTTGTGCTTATTACTAGATAGGAAAAAAAATGCAAATTAAGTATGCAGGGCAAGTAGGCTAGTAGCAGGCACCTTGTTAAGCTTTAACCGGGGATCGACGATTTTGCCGAACTTGTCGGTCTTGAGGTACTGGCCGGCGAGGTAGAAGACGACGGACTCGTAGCCCCGCTGGTCGGCGACGAAGTAGACGTCGTCCCCGAAGTCGCTGAACGTCGGGAGAGGGACGGTGTTCTGCAGGCTGGTCacgcgcggcggctcggcaaaCTCGTAGTCGTACTTGTAGTAGTCCACCACCATGTCCACCGGCGTCGCGGGGCCGTTCGGCTGGCTGGTATACACCATTTGCACGTGTTTGATCACAATGTTTGAACTTTGCATGTAATTTTGTTGCATACGGAGTACTGATCTTGCTTGATTTTTAAGCATGAAAGAAGTTTCTTTTTTTTAGATTATTGTTTACAACAACGCTGAAATGCATGCATGCAATGACTTTTTTACAGTATTATGTATAAGATGATCCTTTTTTAATTTGTTTAGAACAGAGCAGACAATTAAGGATATGATGAATCTGTTTATGTAGATATACGTACTGATCGTAGAGTCGCTGCATGGCAAGGACGGACATGTCGTCTCGGCCACTAGTGTGCAATGTGCCGGTAAGTTTCTTCCCACTCTCTTCCACATTATCCGCCTGATCAATTCTCTTCTGAACGTAATGTTCATCGTAGAGGCCACCACTGCAGTTTATTTACAGCAAAAAGATGTTAAGAAAATGTTATGCTCCCTTTGGTTCAATATGCTTGATGTTTTAGAATTCCTGTTGATAACAAAAATATTTTCCCTTTGgtaaaatattttcaaaaatatTAATTATATTTTTTGAAATATaatattttttaaaagaaattGTTGTCGATGTCTTTATTTAATAAATGACACAAATCTGGAACTTGATGGAGTAATACACAGATGCTAACATCTCTAAATACTAATTACAGGGGCGGAGGCAGTATTGATGCCTCAGTATTCCTAGAAATACCAACTATTTTACCAAAAAATAGTATTTATCAAGTATACACATATATTGGGTCAAAATCTCTAGTTTTTAACTTATAACTCAGCCCAATACCGATGCAGAGTATTATCCTGTACCCACTCTCAGGCCAGCCCGCTGGCTAGAGCTGATAGcccaggaggccaacatctctcCCAATCGGTAGCATTCCCACCACTCTCCCAGGCCGGCAACACCCAACGTCATCAAGTACCCATGTCACACTCTTATCAGGAGCATCAAAACGAGGTAGCGGGCTAGCAGCAGCACTAGTTGAATCGAGCATTAGCCATCTGGCTAGCTCTAGCACTAGCACCATTGGTGATGGAACCTCACATCCCAAATTTTGATTTTCTTGCACAATAACTATTAATATTTAGTTTTAAGCGGTATATATTCTTTTAATGTGAATTTTGGAGCTGTAAAATGAATAACAAATCAATGATTTAAACTCTTTATGGAGCTCGGTGCATTCTATTTAGTTTGCTACTTGTTGAAGCATAAAACTAATTGTTTTGGTGCAAATACTTTTATAAAAGGAGATTTAGATATGGACACATGAGGAATTATAAATAATTGTAATTTCTTTTTATTACATGGAACATCTTTGATTCGAATGGTTTTGTAGCATTGCGAACCCTTAGCATTTTTGTATTGGGAACTTTTCTTTTGATATGGGAATACCCAACTTCTAAATCCTAACTCCGCCACTGACCAATTATACTTGTACAGTGTGGAGTGAGTAAATATAATCATAGCCTACTGACACAATAAACATCATACTTTTGGCCTCGGATGTAAGCTACTTTCTCCGTcttaaattattagtcgttttgacCTTTTTAGATTTATAGACTTTGCTATGTCAAAACAACTAATAATTTAAAGCGAAGGGAATACTACTCGTGAATACATACATCCACAGCCAGCTGTATTAACTTTTCTAAGCTTGTGTGTTTGTCCATCATGATGGCAGTGTGGTGCGCGTCTTTGTTGCAATTGCATAAAGAAAACTCATGTCACTAGATTTTTTGTTTAGAAAAAAAGCTGGTTCATTAGTTTAGCTTAAGCCTTTTCAGTTCACTTGAGGACATACTCCTCCTTGTAGACGTTTTGCGCGAGGTGATCGAAGTCGGAGCGGAAGTTCCTGAGCATGAGGGTGGAGTTGACGATGGGCCAGATGGGGTTCATCTTGCCGCCGTTGACGCCCTCCACCCAGTTGGCTCCGACCTCGACGTTGATGCCGGCGAAGTTCTGCTTGTGCATCCGCCCGCCGACGTGGTCCGTCGCCTCCAGAATCAGCAGGTCCGTCATCCCGGCATCACACAGCCTCTTCCCCGCCGAGATCCCTGCATTAACAAACCGAAGAGTCATGATATGACGGTACGTGGTGCATGAGCGCGCCCTGTGTACACAAGGCAGAGAGAGTGGAGGATTTGGTATGGATAATGCATGTTTACCCGACATGCCCGCGCCGACGATGATGACCctggggccgccgccggcggcggcggcgagggaggtATACTGTGCCAGGTTCAGTGCAACCACGAGAGCAATTGCTGCCGTGCAGGGAATCATCTCTAGCGATTTTGGAAAAAGCGTGAGAAATGAGAACACACTGCCCCTCTCTTGTTCACACACTGCATATAGAAATATTCCACTAATTAGTAAGATAGAATAGCCACGTATATATACAATGGACTTTATTGTCCACCACCCTCAACCGCTGCCATCCCTCCACCACGCCCTGAAGTTAGCTCGCCCCCAGCGTCTCCTGCCTGGCTTCGGCgatgagccgccgccgccgcaaagcACTTTAGACTTGAACAATTGGCATCTCCATTACCGAACCATCTTCTCTTCCACCATCTAGTGAAACATACAAAATCCACTACTACATCCCTTTAAAGTTGAAGATCATAAAACCCTTCCATCCCCAACCCCAAGCACAAAATCCTGAACTCTAACATGGGCCATGCCCCATCATGAtaaggggaggaggaagaggaggacccACCTTGCCGGCGCCGCTAGCCACCGGATCCAGAGCACACGGAATGAAGGAGGGGGAGAGCGAGTGAGAGAGGAGCAGCGCGATGAGTGCACGGGGTGAGGTGCAAGAATGGTGGGTAGTAGTGTTGTCTCCGTGGCTCGGGCTGTTAGGAATACCGAAAAAGCCGCATAAAGAAGGTGTTAGGTAGGAGAGAGTAAGAACTTCGCGCGGTTGGATTTTGGTCTTTGCACATTAGATAATAGCAAGTGTCTATAGGTGAAGATATTTGCGTCGTGCACGTTGGAAAAGTAgcattttctaaaaaaaatataaaatacgTGATGTAGTTTGAACCTACGGAGCTGCAAAAAAGGTGTTAGGTAGGAGAGTAAGGACGTCGCGCACGGTTAGATTTTGGTCTTTGCGCATTAGACAATAGCAAGTGTATATAGGTGAAGACATTTGCGTCGTCCACGCTGGAAAAGTAGCAtttctgtaaaaaaatataaaatacgTGATGTAGT from Panicum hallii strain FIL2 chromosome 9, PHallii_v3.1, whole genome shotgun sequence includes:
- the LOC112878293 gene encoding uncharacterized protein LOC112878293, whose protein sequence is MRSYGGRDRDTQGTRLHSTLTSFSGFLQQVGFHFFLNFLLTTLGVVRAQKSAMSCESDEELLLSLEEIKKIAVVLILPSETVWSCSCKQHVEVHGSQIIPASNWMLYSECLNRPSRHIISPALCV
- the LOC112878292 gene encoding polyamine oxidase yields the protein MIPCTAAIALVVALNLAQYTSLAAAAGGGPRVIIVGAGMSGISAGKRLCDAGMTDLLILEATDHVGGRMHKQNFAGINVEVGANWVEGVNGGKMNPIWPIVNSTLMLRNFRSDFDHLAQNVYKEDGGLYDEHYVQKRIDQADNVEESGKKLTGTLHTSGRDDMSVLAMQRLYDHQPNGPATPVDMVVDYYKYDYEFAEPPRVTSLQNTVPLPTFSDFGDDVYFVADQRGYESVVFYLAGQYLKTDKFGKIVDPRLKLNKVVREISYSPSGVTVKTEDNAVYLADYVMVSASLGVLQSDLIQFKPQLPSWKVVAIYQFDMAVYTKIFVKFPKKFWPEGEGREFFLYASSRRGYYGVWQEFEKQYPDANVLLVTVTDEESRRIEQQSDNQTKAEIMGVLRRMFPGKDVPDATDILVPRWWSDRFYRGTFSNWPIGVNRYEYDQLRAPIGRVYFTGEHTSEHFNGYVHGAYLAGIDSAEILINCAQKKMCKYHVQSKYA